In a single window of the Roseiconus lacunae genome:
- a CDS encoding V-type ATP synthase subunit A, with protein sequence MNHNDNQEVNDRSAVVVQVRESLVLVQFDEHTSVKKNEVGYVCVGDERLKAEVLRIRGRVADMQVFEDTTGVRVGDRVEMTGEMLSATLGPGLLGRVFDGLQNPLHELADQHGFFLPRGVSAPPLDLQKEWQFTPCVSVGSRVPPGGVLGTVPEGSFIHKILVPFGEPEPAVVTWIGEGNYTLNDPVARIEVKGVEREVTMVQPWPVRRPIPALLLRRQYAERMYAQEPLTTGTRIIDTFFPIADGGTGCIPGPFGAGKTVLQSTIARYATVDIVIAVACGERAGEVVETITLYPETEDPRTGGTLMDRTIIICNTSSMPVAAREASIYMGVTLAEYYRQMGLKVLLIADSTSRWAQAMRETSGRMEEIPGEEAFPAYLDSSIKSVYERAGTIRCADGSQGSLTMIGTVSPAGGNFEEPVTQSTLGTVKTFLGLSYDRAYKRFYPAIDPLVSWSRYFDQLSPWLSKNLAPNWLDDVRQLQTLLQKGDAINQMMQVTGEEGITLEDYVTWQKSVLVDMAYLQQDAFDEVDAFMPRDRQLESLRLLKSIVYQNYDFKSRDEARDYFTKVTGTYKNWNYSASGTPDYERLKSEIEELKSSMSVRTEQANLT encoded by the coding sequence ATGAATCACAACGATAACCAAGAAGTCAATGATCGTTCGGCAGTTGTCGTTCAGGTGCGTGAAAGCCTCGTACTAGTTCAATTTGACGAGCATACTTCGGTCAAAAAGAACGAGGTGGGCTACGTGTGTGTCGGTGATGAACGGCTGAAGGCGGAAGTGCTTCGTATTCGCGGCCGCGTCGCTGATATGCAAGTGTTTGAAGACACCACGGGCGTGCGTGTAGGCGATCGGGTTGAAATGACCGGCGAAATGCTTTCGGCAACCCTGGGCCCGGGATTACTGGGACGCGTCTTTGACGGCTTGCAAAATCCATTGCACGAACTAGCTGATCAGCATGGGTTCTTTCTCCCACGTGGTGTTTCCGCGCCGCCACTGGACCTGCAGAAAGAATGGCAATTCACCCCTTGTGTATCGGTTGGTTCACGGGTTCCACCGGGCGGGGTTTTGGGGACCGTCCCCGAGGGTTCGTTCATCCATAAAATTCTCGTCCCCTTTGGAGAACCCGAGCCAGCCGTGGTGACCTGGATTGGCGAAGGCAACTACACGCTGAACGACCCGGTGGCTCGGATTGAAGTGAAAGGCGTGGAGCGTGAGGTCACCATGGTTCAACCGTGGCCAGTCCGTCGCCCCATCCCCGCGTTATTGCTGCGTCGCCAATACGCGGAACGAATGTACGCTCAGGAACCGTTGACCACCGGAACACGGATCATAGATACCTTTTTCCCTATCGCCGATGGCGGGACGGGGTGCATACCGGGACCGTTTGGAGCTGGTAAGACGGTTTTGCAAAGTACGATCGCCCGCTACGCGACGGTGGACATCGTCATCGCCGTAGCATGCGGGGAGCGTGCCGGTGAAGTCGTTGAAACCATCACGCTCTATCCGGAAACCGAAGACCCGCGGACCGGCGGAACGTTAATGGATCGGACGATCATTATCTGCAACACCTCCTCGATGCCCGTCGCGGCACGCGAAGCTTCGATTTACATGGGGGTCACACTTGCCGAATACTATCGCCAAATGGGATTGAAGGTGCTGCTGATTGCCGACTCCACTTCGCGTTGGGCACAGGCAATGCGAGAGACCTCCGGACGAATGGAAGAGATCCCTGGGGAAGAGGCATTTCCTGCATACTTGGATTCTTCCATCAAAAGTGTTTATGAGCGTGCGGGGACAATTCGCTGCGCGGACGGATCACAAGGAAGCCTCACGATGATCGGTACAGTTTCGCCAGCAGGAGGCAATTTCGAAGAACCGGTCACCCAGTCGACGCTCGGCACGGTAAAGACATTCTTGGGCTTGTCTTATGACCGTGCCTACAAACGATTTTATCCGGCAATTGATCCGCTCGTTTCTTGGTCGCGGTACTTCGATCAACTCTCGCCTTGGCTCAGTAAGAATCTTGCCCCAAACTGGTTGGACGACGTCAGACAGTTGCAGACGCTGCTTCAGAAGGGAGATGCAATCAATCAGATGATGCAAGTGACAGGAGAGGAAGGCATCACACTGGAGGACTATGTCACCTGGCAAAAATCCGTCTTGGTGGACATGGCCTATCTGCAACAGGATGCTTTTGATGAAGTCGATGCGTTCATGCCGCGGGATCGCCAACTGGAAAGCTTGCGACTTTTAAAGAGTATTGTGTATCAAAACTATGATTTTAAAAGTCGTGATGAAGCACGCGACTACTTTACCAAGGTTACCGGTACCTACAAAAATTGGAACTATAGCGCATCGGGAACCCCAGATTACGAAAGACTGAAATCTGAAATTGAAGAACTGAAGTCGAGCATGAGCGTCCGAACGGAGCAGGCGAATCTGACCTGA
- a CDS encoding ATP synthase subunit C: protein MELTLLTLGWIGLYAPLSLGAIGSMIGCLRGGMAACGAMLEVESGFGRFVGVAAMPSSQTIYGIVVTMALPTSISPGNSPGMFSLGVLSGAALLCSAIAQGTACAAAINVSKNKPEVFGISLAPAALIEGFAVFAFVFALVLAGRLPE, encoded by the coding sequence ATGGAATTAACATTACTCACTTTAGGATGGATCGGTTTATATGCCCCGCTGTCCCTGGGAGCCATCGGCAGCATGATTGGTTGTCTTCGAGGGGGCATGGCTGCTTGCGGCGCGATGCTGGAAGTCGAGAGCGGTTTCGGACGCTTTGTCGGCGTCGCGGCAATGCCATCCTCCCAAACCATCTATGGGATCGTGGTGACGATGGCATTGCCGACTTCGATTTCGCCCGGGAACTCTCCGGGAATGTTTTCTCTCGGCGTGCTCTCGGGCGCCGCCTTGCTTTGCAGCGCTATCGCGCAGGGCACCGCGTGTGCTGCGGCGATCAATGTTTCCAAAAACAAACCCGAGGTGTTTGGTATTTCCCTTGCCCCCGCGGCCTTGATTGAAGGCTTTGCCGTATTCGCTTTCGTCTTCGCGCTTGTATTGGCGGGACGGCTGCCCGAATGA
- a CDS encoding V-type ATP synthase subunit I: MSIVTLHRVSFAGLIGDKEILLDDLHRFGVLEIIPSGQVAKGAAGHASSDRSREALKFLLSAPQRRRQVQNYETFDPHVVEQKALELQDRIATLEAERDDLLQRLDAAKPFGKFRFVPKEQMGDLRLWFYAVPHANIAQVDAAVAETSVRVAAASEIVARDPQCCYVVVVSPVEVPKMPVPRARIGSTGPHEMSRRLDEVELAIEDAQSDRASLTRWCLLFARNLTALQDAAARADADRQTFDTDPVFALEAWVPELHVDELARYAHKNGFVFSNRPPTPEESPPTLMRNTPRVEAGEDLVNFYMTPGYWTWDPSGIVFISFAIFFAMILADAGYATVLGLMLLVVWRKLGRPNTTDAIFANAADIEQGEPLPERTTGQRFRPVLLMIVLSSMIYGVMVGSYFGLTPSTDSVLGYLHVLDINDSHLMMGVAVFVGALHVVLANIMDARRYQDWRDGLSSFGWAAAVGGGLLFAAGTAIPLVAGLKLIGVLVGIAGLLLVLLYTARHEKPLKRLLGGLLGLTKVSAAFGDVLSYLRLFALGLASASLATAFNDMASGIYSSMPRFGLIAALLVLLFGHALNLLLGVSSGVIHGLRLNVIEFFNWGLKDEGRRFTPFRRKEGSLWN, from the coding sequence ATGAGCATTGTCACGTTACATCGTGTCTCATTCGCCGGTCTAATCGGCGACAAGGAAATTCTACTTGACGATCTGCATCGGTTTGGAGTTTTGGAAATCATTCCCTCTGGCCAAGTTGCAAAGGGAGCAGCAGGGCATGCTTCCTCCGATCGCTCTCGCGAGGCATTGAAATTCCTTCTCTCGGCACCACAGCGTCGTCGGCAAGTTCAGAACTATGAGACCTTCGATCCACATGTCGTCGAACAAAAGGCCCTGGAGCTGCAGGATCGCATTGCGACCTTGGAGGCCGAGCGTGACGACCTTTTGCAACGTCTGGATGCGGCCAAACCATTTGGCAAATTTCGTTTTGTACCGAAAGAACAAATGGGCGACCTGCGGCTTTGGTTTTACGCGGTACCGCATGCCAACATTGCCCAGGTCGATGCGGCCGTTGCGGAAACGAGTGTTCGAGTTGCGGCGGCATCGGAAATCGTCGCACGAGACCCGCAGTGCTGTTATGTCGTTGTTGTCTCGCCAGTAGAAGTACCGAAAATGCCCGTACCACGGGCGAGGATTGGGTCGACAGGCCCCCACGAAATGTCGCGCAGACTCGACGAAGTTGAGCTGGCGATCGAGGACGCTCAGTCCGACCGAGCGTCGCTCACACGCTGGTGCCTTCTGTTTGCCCGTAACTTAACGGCTCTTCAAGATGCCGCGGCTCGTGCGGACGCCGATCGGCAAACCTTCGACACCGATCCGGTTTTTGCCTTGGAAGCCTGGGTCCCCGAGCTACACGTCGACGAACTGGCGCGCTACGCTCACAAGAATGGGTTCGTCTTTTCCAACCGACCACCGACCCCCGAAGAATCGCCTCCGACATTAATGCGCAATACACCGCGTGTTGAAGCGGGCGAGGACCTTGTGAATTTTTACATGACTCCCGGTTATTGGACTTGGGATCCCTCCGGCATCGTATTCATTTCGTTTGCCATTTTCTTTGCGATGATTTTGGCCGATGCGGGTTATGCAACGGTGCTCGGCCTAATGTTGCTGGTGGTTTGGCGAAAGCTCGGGCGCCCGAACACGACTGACGCCATCTTTGCGAACGCTGCCGACATCGAACAGGGCGAACCGCTTCCCGAGCGAACAACGGGGCAGCGATTCCGGCCTGTCCTGTTGATGATCGTTCTGTCCTCGATGATCTATGGCGTCATGGTCGGCAGTTACTTTGGACTTACACCATCCACTGACTCGGTGCTGGGTTACTTGCACGTGCTGGACATCAACGATTCGCATTTGATGATGGGCGTTGCTGTTTTCGTCGGCGCGTTGCACGTCGTTTTGGCAAACATCATGGATGCCCGTCGCTATCAAGATTGGCGAGACGGCCTGTCATCGTTCGGTTGGGCGGCCGCAGTAGGCGGAGGGTTACTCTTCGCAGCGGGAACCGCGATCCCGCTGGTTGCTGGGCTGAAGCTGATAGGCGTTCTTGTGGGCATAGCGGGACTGTTGCTGGTGTTGCTCTACACGGCGCGTCACGAAAAACCGCTGAAGCGATTGTTGGGCGGTTTACTCGGGCTAACGAAAGTCTCCGCTGCGTTTGGCGACGTCTTAAGTTACTTGCGTCTATTCGCGTTGGGCTTGGCGTCCGCTTCTTTGGCGACGGCGTTCAATGATATGGCATCTGGAATCTACAGCAGCATGCCACGATTCGGTCTGATTGCGGCCTTGTTAGTACTTTTATTTGGACACGCCCTGAATTTACTGCTGGGCGTGTCCAGCGGAGTGATTCATGGTCTTCGACTGAATGTGATTGAATTTTTCAATTGGGGTCTGAAAGACGAAGGGCGACGTTTTACACCCTTTCGGCGAAAAGAAGGTTCTCTATGGAATTAA
- a CDS encoding V-type ATP synthase subunit D, translating into MAKLRLSKNSLQQQQQQLKLYQKLLPSLDLKRRQLTVEAQKARADYQSSRGFAEELETHIGRELPMIADESIDLSGLVSMNGYRVGEQNVVGTRLPTLEHVEFNVADYSRLATPAWVDILIERLKDAAEARVRARIAGERVKILDHAVRRITQRVNLFEKVLIPDAKKHIQRIRIFLGDAERAAVIASKLSKAKQSKAGEDWSSEEGHA; encoded by the coding sequence ATGGCTAAGCTCAGGCTCAGCAAGAATTCGCTTCAGCAGCAACAACAACAGCTGAAGCTCTATCAGAAACTGCTTCCGTCGCTGGATCTGAAACGCCGACAACTGACGGTGGAGGCACAAAAAGCACGTGCCGACTACCAATCTTCTCGTGGGTTCGCCGAGGAACTGGAGACTCACATCGGGCGCGAACTTCCGATGATCGCTGATGAATCGATCGATCTCAGCGGCTTGGTAAGTATGAACGGGTATCGCGTCGGCGAACAAAACGTTGTGGGAACACGGCTTCCGACTCTTGAACACGTCGAGTTTAACGTGGCGGACTACTCGCGACTGGCGACACCAGCGTGGGTGGACATTCTCATCGAAAGACTGAAGGACGCAGCCGAGGCACGCGTTCGGGCGCGTATCGCCGGCGAACGCGTCAAGATTCTTGATCATGCCGTGCGGCGGATTACACAGCGGGTCAACCTGTTCGAAAAAGTCCTAATCCCCGACGCAAAGAAACATATCCAACGGATACGCATCTTCCTCGGCGATGCTGAACGCGCCGCCGTGATCGCATCAAAGCTCTCCAAGGCAAAGCAGTCAAAAGCCGGCGAGGATTGGAGCAGCGAAGAGGGACACGCATGA
- a CDS encoding transporter substrate-binding protein, with translation MTPNDSPSIGSPTPDDQGEQPQLSETRSLCTTSGDTGSSSHRNQTAEKWIGKTLGKYEITGVLGQGGMGLVLRAHDPTLERDVAIKVLSEHLAANPTALARFQAEAKAAGKLNHANVASIHEIAEDKQLHYLVMELLAGGSVAAEIQRRNAYTSQEATRIMIDACGGIAAAHAAGLVHRDIKPANLVRSDLGTVKITDFGLAKLTSGGAGMQLTQSGTIIGTPYFMSPEQCQGQSVDSRTDIYALGATYYCLLTGREPYDDSDSAVQVMFAHCHKRIPNPRDHDPSVPPDCSAIISRAMAKDPCDRYQTVEEMLHDLQAVDAALSGHPSADFQTRSSVSLAAAPPSNSLRSDRRMYGKIMPLAIVLVVALGIAWSFFPSASVPIGPHGEPIKVGVLQSLSGTMSRSGTSVVDATLLAIEEINLAGGLMGRTVKAVVADGRSDTQTYAREAERLIKDDNVCVVFGCWTSATRKTVRPIFEEHNHLLIYPVQYEGMETCPNIVYIGAAPNQQILPAVSWANEQVHVKRFFLVGSDYVFPRTASQIIKDQMKELDAEVIGERFVPLGSLEFSEVVKEIKRLKPDMILNTVVGDSNVGFFNALRDAGIGPSEIPCLMFSIGEQELRSFNIQDVEGDYAASTYFQSLDSQANQEFVERFTKKYPQHVISDPMENAYVGVKLWAQAVRDAESIEPAKVRRAMLNQRLAAPEGDVRVDPETQHCFKTPRVGQIQSDGQFRVVWSAEAPIRPSPYPLSRTAEDWKAFLHDLYTGWGNNWTSPTSL, from the coding sequence ATGACACCGAATGACAGTCCTTCGATTGGTAGTCCAACGCCCGATGATCAGGGTGAGCAACCTCAGCTCAGCGAAACCAGAAGCCTGTGCACAACCTCGGGCGACACTGGATCGAGTTCGCATCGGAACCAAACGGCAGAGAAGTGGATCGGCAAGACATTGGGTAAGTACGAAATCACCGGAGTATTGGGGCAAGGAGGGATGGGGCTTGTGCTTCGGGCCCACGACCCGACGCTCGAACGTGATGTTGCCATCAAGGTCCTATCTGAACACTTGGCGGCCAACCCGACCGCGCTGGCTCGTTTTCAGGCGGAAGCAAAGGCTGCAGGAAAACTCAACCATGCCAACGTGGCGTCGATCCATGAGATTGCTGAAGACAAGCAGTTGCACTATCTGGTTATGGAATTGCTTGCCGGTGGAAGCGTTGCGGCTGAAATCCAGCGACGGAATGCCTACACTTCGCAAGAAGCCACGCGGATTATGATTGATGCCTGCGGTGGTATAGCGGCCGCCCATGCCGCCGGACTTGTCCATCGCGACATCAAGCCGGCAAACCTTGTGCGTTCCGATCTTGGCACTGTCAAAATCACCGATTTTGGTTTGGCGAAACTGACATCGGGAGGCGCGGGTATGCAATTGACACAATCAGGGACGATTATCGGTACGCCCTATTTTATGAGTCCTGAGCAGTGCCAGGGTCAATCTGTCGATTCCCGTACCGACATCTATGCGCTGGGCGCCACGTACTATTGTCTATTGACCGGACGCGAGCCCTATGATGATTCCGACAGCGCCGTTCAGGTTATGTTTGCCCATTGCCACAAGCGTATCCCCAATCCGCGCGATCACGATCCGTCTGTTCCTCCCGATTGCTCAGCGATCATCTCTCGCGCCATGGCAAAAGATCCGTGCGACCGGTACCAGACGGTCGAAGAGATGCTACACGATCTGCAGGCCGTGGATGCGGCCCTGTCCGGTCATCCCTCGGCCGATTTCCAAACCCGGTCCAGTGTTTCTCTCGCTGCAGCACCCCCATCGAATTCGCTTCGATCGGATCGCCGGATGTACGGGAAAATCATGCCCCTTGCCATTGTGCTGGTAGTCGCCTTGGGGATCGCCTGGAGCTTCTTTCCCTCCGCTTCGGTACCCATCGGACCACATGGAGAACCGATCAAGGTCGGTGTCTTACAATCTCTTAGCGGGACGATGTCGCGAAGTGGCACAAGCGTCGTAGACGCTACGCTGTTAGCAATTGAGGAGATCAATCTGGCGGGAGGTTTAATGGGCCGTACAGTGAAAGCCGTCGTCGCCGACGGTCGTTCGGACACGCAAACATATGCCCGAGAAGCCGAGCGTCTGATAAAAGATGACAACGTCTGTGTCGTGTTTGGTTGCTGGACGTCTGCAACTCGTAAGACCGTCAGGCCAATCTTTGAAGAACACAACCACCTATTGATTTATCCTGTGCAGTACGAAGGCATGGAGACTTGCCCCAACATCGTCTACATCGGTGCGGCGCCCAATCAACAGATCCTACCCGCCGTATCGTGGGCGAACGAGCAGGTGCATGTGAAGCGATTCTTTCTCGTAGGCTCTGACTACGTCTTCCCCCGCACAGCCAGTCAGATCATCAAAGACCAAATGAAAGAATTGGATGCCGAAGTCATTGGCGAGAGGTTTGTACCGCTGGGAAGTTTGGAGTTTAGTGAAGTTGTCAAAGAGATCAAACGCCTCAAACCGGACATGATACTGAACACCGTTGTCGGTGACTCTAACGTCGGATTCTTTAATGCACTACGTGATGCAGGGATCGGCCCCAGCGAGATTCCTTGTCTGATGTTCAGCATTGGGGAGCAAGAGCTTCGCAGTTTCAATATTCAAGACGTGGAAGGCGATTACGCTGCCTCGACCTATTTTCAGTCACTTGATAGCCAAGCGAATCAAGAGTTCGTCGAACGCTTTACGAAAAAGTATCCTCAGCATGTCATTTCCGATCCAATGGAAAACGCCTACGTCGGTGTAAAACTGTGGGCGCAAGCCGTACGTGATGCGGAGAGCATCGAGCCAGCCAAGGTCCGGCGTGCCATGCTTAATCAGCGTCTTGCTGCCCCGGAAGGCGATGTTCGCGTGGACCCAGAAACCCAGCATTGCTTCAAAACACCGCGTGTCGGCCAAATTCAAAGTGATGGTCAATTTCGAGTCGTCTGGAGTGCCGAGGCGCCGATCCGTCCTAGCCCATACCCTCTTAGCCGAACCGCGGAAGACTGGAAGGCTTTCCTACATGACCTGTACACCGGCTGGGGGAACAACTGGACCTCTCCAACGTCCCTCTAG
- a CDS encoding V-type ATP synthase subunit B: MESQLQQLVRHTRVHEIVGDVIRVHATGVALGDLAEVQNTDDEISLARVIALDRNLASLQVFAGGKGLSTDATVRFLGRPLDVVYSPNILGRIFRGSGEPMDGGPDLSTEPRVKVGGPTVNPVMRVMPTKMIETGIPMIDLFNCLVESQKIPIFSIAGEPHSELLARIGFQANADVLVFGGLGLIFDDYYFFRTAFEEHGVFARTVMFVNQASDPLVERLLVPDMALAVAEKFAVEENKRVLVLLTDMTAYADAMKEIGVAQERIPAVRGYMGDLYTQLAQRYEKACDFKGAGSVTILTVTTMPGDDVTHPVPDNTGYITEGQFYLHGGIIDPFGSLSRLKQHVIGKATREDHSQIMNAMVRLYSEAVEAQRKQAMAFELSPFDQKLLRFGTLFRERFMDIRISMPVTEALDLCWKTLAECFEPQELLMKQALVEKYFPKDVGPVAVNEAPIHG, translated from the coding sequence ATGGAATCACAATTGCAACAGCTCGTCCGTCACACCCGCGTGCATGAAATCGTCGGGGACGTCATTCGTGTTCATGCGACTGGCGTTGCGCTGGGCGACCTGGCGGAAGTCCAGAATACCGACGATGAAATCTCATTGGCGCGAGTAATAGCCCTGGATCGTAACCTGGCCAGTCTTCAAGTGTTTGCGGGAGGCAAGGGCTTATCGACCGACGCGACGGTTCGCTTTCTCGGCCGACCGCTCGACGTGGTCTATTCACCGAACATTTTGGGACGCATTTTTCGTGGCTCGGGCGAGCCGATGGACGGTGGCCCCGATTTGTCAACGGAACCACGCGTCAAAGTTGGTGGCCCGACGGTCAACCCTGTGATGCGTGTGATGCCCACAAAAATGATCGAAACCGGCATACCAATGATTGATCTGTTCAATTGTCTGGTCGAAAGTCAGAAGATCCCAATCTTCTCGATCGCCGGCGAACCACACAGTGAACTTCTTGCTCGCATCGGGTTTCAAGCCAACGCTGACGTCTTGGTCTTCGGTGGTTTAGGACTGATCTTTGACGATTACTACTTCTTTCGCACGGCGTTTGAAGAGCATGGGGTCTTCGCCCGAACGGTGATGTTTGTCAATCAAGCCTCCGACCCGCTTGTCGAGCGACTGTTGGTACCCGACATGGCACTCGCGGTCGCCGAAAAATTTGCAGTGGAAGAGAACAAACGAGTTCTTGTCCTACTAACGGACATGACGGCCTATGCGGATGCGATGAAAGAGATAGGCGTTGCACAGGAGAGGATCCCCGCGGTCCGTGGCTACATGGGCGATCTATACACGCAACTGGCTCAACGTTATGAAAAAGCTTGTGACTTCAAAGGTGCCGGTTCTGTCACCATTCTGACCGTGACGACCATGCCAGGCGACGACGTAACCCATCCGGTTCCCGACAATACCGGCTATATCACCGAAGGACAGTTTTACTTGCATGGCGGTATCATTGATCCCTTTGGTTCGTTGTCACGGCTAAAGCAACATGTCATCGGAAAGGCCACTCGTGAGGATCACTCCCAAATCATGAACGCGATGGTCCGTCTCTATTCCGAGGCAGTCGAAGCGCAGCGAAAGCAGGCGATGGCGTTCGAATTATCGCCGTTCGATCAGAAGCTTCTTCGTTTCGGCACGCTATTCCGCGAGCGATTCATGGACATCCGAATCTCGATGCCGGTGACCGAAGCTCTGGACCTGTGTTGGAAAACCCTGGCGGAATGCTTTGAACCACAGGAGTTGTTGATGAAACAAGCCCTTGTGGAGAAATACTTTCCAAAAGATGTCGGACCTGTGGCAGTCAACGAGGCCCCGATTCATGGCTAA
- a CDS encoding DUF2764 family protein, producing the protein MMYYDLIASLPRLPHFESAERVPITPLRLNQRLTRLHPAHAEQIHRARSQVTLRPSGIAERSEDALIQEHDHLLQTGTENALQDFLVFRMTQRIVVAALRRFRAGLEPWRDLQLWQASGLLFQIRKNWDVPFFKLQHLYPWVTQVSTFLRDGDAIGLERLLSNLNWHWLSRCSERSMFGFPAVMAFVFKWDMIQAWLACSDQGAKVRFTNLIDEVTHESQR; encoded by the coding sequence ATGATGTACTACGACCTAATCGCGAGCCTACCGCGACTCCCTCATTTCGAATCGGCTGAGCGAGTGCCGATCACCCCTCTTCGACTGAATCAACGACTTACTCGATTACACCCCGCGCATGCAGAACAGATCCACAGGGCAAGATCGCAAGTCACATTACGTCCGTCAGGCATTGCAGAACGAAGCGAAGACGCACTGATTCAAGAACATGATCATTTGTTGCAGACCGGCACCGAAAACGCACTGCAAGACTTCCTCGTCTTTCGTATGACGCAGCGGATAGTCGTCGCGGCGCTGCGGCGATTCCGAGCCGGTCTCGAACCGTGGCGAGATCTGCAACTTTGGCAGGCCAGCGGGCTGCTGTTCCAGATTCGAAAAAATTGGGACGTCCCCTTTTTTAAGCTCCAACACCTATATCCTTGGGTAACACAAGTCTCAACATTTTTGAGAGATGGTGATGCGATTGGACTGGAACGACTGCTATCGAATCTCAACTGGCACTGGCTATCTCGCTGCTCCGAACGTTCCATGTTTGGATTCCCGGCCGTCATGGCATTTGTATTTAAGTGGGACATGATTCAAGCATGGCTGGCATGCAGTGATCAGGGGGCCAAAGTTCGGTTCACAAATCTGATTGACGAGGTGACACATGAATCACAACGATAA